In Actinacidiphila yeochonensis CN732, a genomic segment contains:
- a CDS encoding COG4280 domain-containing protein, which yields MTVLFLLASVFLACAVEAVEALTIVLAMGVSRGWRSALRGAAAALVVLAAVVAALGPALTRVPLDALRLVVGGLLLVFGLQWLRKAVLRAAGFKAVHDEAEIYDRHLAEARAAGGRASGGTDWYAFTLCFKGVLLEGFEVVFIVLTFGANQGDVPLAALAAAVAVITVALVGVAVRAPLARVPENTMKFAVAVMLTSFGSFWGAEGAGAHWPGQDVSLLVVLGFTAAFSLAAVAVLRRVRARRGEGAVAG from the coding sequence GTGACGGTGCTGTTCCTGCTGGCCTCCGTCTTCCTCGCCTGCGCCGTCGAGGCCGTCGAGGCCCTGACGATCGTGCTGGCCATGGGGGTGTCGCGGGGGTGGCGGTCGGCGCTGCGCGGTGCGGCGGCGGCCCTGGTGGTCCTCGCGGCCGTGGTCGCCGCGCTCGGGCCGGCCCTCACCCGCGTCCCGCTGGACGCGCTGCGGCTGGTCGTCGGGGGACTCCTGCTGGTCTTCGGCCTGCAGTGGCTGCGCAAGGCGGTGCTGCGGGCCGCCGGCTTCAAGGCCGTCCACGACGAGGCGGAGATCTACGACCGCCACCTCGCCGAGGCCCGCGCGGCGGGCGGCCGGGCCTCGGGCGGCACGGACTGGTACGCCTTCACGCTCTGCTTCAAGGGGGTGCTGCTCGAAGGGTTCGAGGTGGTCTTCATCGTGCTCACCTTCGGCGCGAACCAGGGCGACGTGCCGCTCGCCGCCCTGGCCGCCGCCGTCGCGGTGATCACCGTGGCCCTGGTCGGCGTCGCCGTACGGGCGCCGCTGGCCAGGGTGCCGGAGAACACGATGAAGTTCGCCGTCGCCGTCATGCTCACGTCGTTCGGCAGCTTCTGGGGCGCGGAGGGCGCCGGCGCGCACTGGCCCGGGCAGGACGTGTCCCTGCTCGTCGTGCTGGGCTTCACCGCCGCGTTCTCACTGGCGGCGGTGGCGGTTCTGCGGCGCGTCCGCGCCCGGCGCGGGGAAGGGGCGGTGGCCGGCTGA
- a CDS encoding VOC family protein, which produces MSCQLFAVCLDAAEPSRLARFWSGLLGWETADDPDGTVELLPSGDTGFRIRFLPSREPKAGQNRSHFDLTSTSPDDQRQTVARALALGGHHTDVGQRPEEGHVVLADPEGNEFCVIEPGNAFLAGCGLVGALACDGSQAVGYFWSKALGWPLVWDQDEETAIRSPHGGSKITWGGPPLMPRAGRDRLRLDLVPSAPGGLRAAADRLLSLGATLIGTVRDEDDRVTMTDPDGNEFRLLTPRR; this is translated from the coding sequence ATGAGTTGCCAACTGTTCGCGGTCTGCCTCGACGCGGCTGAGCCGTCGCGTCTCGCCCGGTTCTGGTCCGGGCTTCTGGGCTGGGAGACGGCCGACGATCCGGACGGCACCGTCGAGTTGCTGCCGAGCGGCGACACCGGGTTCCGTATCCGCTTCCTCCCCAGCCGGGAACCGAAGGCCGGGCAGAACCGGTCGCACTTCGACCTGACGAGTACCTCGCCGGATGACCAGCGGCAGACTGTGGCCAGGGCACTGGCACTCGGCGGGCACCACACCGATGTCGGGCAACGCCCCGAAGAGGGCCACGTGGTGCTCGCCGACCCTGAGGGCAACGAGTTCTGCGTCATCGAGCCGGGCAACGCCTTCCTCGCCGGATGCGGCCTCGTCGGCGCGCTGGCCTGTGACGGCTCCCAGGCGGTCGGGTACTTCTGGAGCAAAGCCCTTGGCTGGCCGCTGGTCTGGGACCAGGACGAGGAGACCGCGATCCGTTCCCCGCACGGCGGCTCGAAGATCACCTGGGGCGGTCCGCCGCTGATGCCGAGGGCGGGCAGGGACCGGCTGCGTCTCGACCTCGTTCCGTCCGCGCCCGGCGGCCTGCGGGCAGCAGCCGACCGCCTGCTCTCCCTCGGGGCCACGCTGATCGGCACCGTCCGGGACGAGGACGACCGGGTGACGATGACCGACCCCGACGGCAACGAGTTCCGCCTGTTGACGCCCCGGCGGTAG
- a CDS encoding alkaline phosphatase D family protein: MTDVTDVTGTGSTSDPYSGIPRPAVRLARRRFLTVTAAATALAFATNLPGRASAADISGSGLAGDPFTLGVASGDPLPDAVVIWTRLAPLPYEPLGGMPYKAVTVEWQLAEDEGFGRVVRSGQAAAQPEFSHSVHVDVRGLSPSRYYWYRFRVGGYLSPVGRTRTAPAPDARVDHLRLAVASCQSWPDGYYTAHAHLAAENADAVLFVGDYIYEYGISASGGLRATADPVPDQFRTEADTLDRYRLQYALYKSDPDLRAAHQNTPWICTWDDHEVQDNYAGLVSRTNAPVEDFTVRRAGAYRAYWEHMPLRTPAPQGPSYMLYRRFTFGRLAEVNVLDTRQYRADQADGDMWKPDNPERDAASRAFAGAQQQRWLLDGVRGSQATWNLLANQVVMSRMDLDASGTPTYNMDAWDGYTAEQRQVLDGLAGLRARNPVVVTGDVHASYALDMKRDFADPDSQTIGVELVATSISSGGNGMDVSANGRNFLDHNPHLKLVNERRGYVLVDLTPGQLTAHYRTVPYIDRPGAPVSTLTSFTVEAGNPGLNPA, from the coding sequence GTGACCGACGTGACCGACGTGACCGGTACGGGCAGCACGTCAGACCCGTACTCCGGCATCCCCCGTCCCGCCGTCCGGCTGGCCCGGCGGCGCTTCCTCACCGTGACCGCCGCGGCCACCGCGCTCGCCTTCGCCACCAACCTGCCCGGCCGTGCGTCCGCCGCCGACATCTCCGGCAGCGGACTGGCCGGCGACCCGTTCACCCTCGGCGTCGCCTCCGGCGACCCGCTGCCCGACGCCGTGGTCATCTGGACCCGCCTGGCGCCGCTGCCCTACGAGCCGCTCGGCGGTATGCCGTACAAGGCCGTCACCGTGGAGTGGCAGCTCGCCGAGGACGAGGGCTTCGGGCGGGTGGTCCGCTCCGGGCAGGCCGCCGCCCAGCCGGAGTTCAGCCACAGCGTGCACGTGGACGTCCGCGGGCTGAGCCCGTCGCGGTACTACTGGTACCGGTTCCGGGTCGGCGGGTACCTCAGCCCGGTCGGCCGCACCCGCACCGCGCCCGCACCCGACGCCCGGGTGGACCACCTCAGGCTCGCCGTCGCCTCGTGCCAGTCCTGGCCCGACGGCTACTACACCGCCCACGCCCACCTGGCCGCCGAGAACGCCGACGCCGTGCTCTTCGTCGGCGACTACATCTACGAGTACGGCATCTCCGCCTCCGGAGGGCTGCGCGCCACCGCCGACCCGGTGCCCGACCAGTTCCGCACCGAGGCCGACACCCTGGACCGGTACCGGCTCCAGTACGCCCTCTACAAGTCCGACCCCGACCTGCGGGCCGCCCACCAGAACACGCCGTGGATCTGCACCTGGGACGACCACGAGGTGCAGGACAACTACGCCGGCCTGGTCTCCCGCACGAACGCGCCCGTGGAGGACTTCACCGTCCGGCGGGCCGGCGCCTACCGCGCCTACTGGGAGCACATGCCGCTGCGCACCCCCGCCCCGCAGGGCCCCTCGTACATGCTCTACCGGCGCTTCACCTTCGGCCGGCTCGCCGAGGTCAACGTGCTCGACACCCGGCAGTACCGGGCCGACCAGGCGGACGGCGACATGTGGAAGCCCGACAACCCGGAGCGCGACGCCGCCTCCCGCGCCTTCGCCGGCGCCCAGCAGCAGCGCTGGCTGCTGGACGGCGTGCGCGGCTCGCAGGCGACCTGGAACCTGCTGGCCAACCAGGTCGTGATGAGCCGGATGGACCTGGACGCGAGCGGCACCCCCACGTACAACATGGACGCCTGGGACGGCTACACCGCCGAGCAGCGGCAGGTACTCGACGGGTTGGCCGGCCTGCGGGCCCGCAACCCCGTCGTGGTCACCGGCGACGTCCACGCCTCGTACGCGCTGGACATGAAGCGGGACTTCGCCGACCCGGACTCGCAGACGATCGGCGTGGAGCTCGTCGCGACCTCGATCAGCAGCGGCGGCAACGGGATGGACGTCTCCGCCAACGGCCGGAACTTCCTCGACCACAACCCGCACCTGAAGCTCGTCAACGAGCGGCGCGGCTACGTCCTCGTCGACCTCACCCCCGGACAGCTGACCGCCCACTACCGGACGGTGCCCTACATCGACCGGCCCGGCGCGCCCGTCAGCACCCTGACGTCCTTCACCGTCGAAGCCGGAAACCCCGGGCTGAACCCGGCCTGA
- a CDS encoding discoidin domain-containing protein: MPPVSTAPPSPSETASAPAVPPGRRRPHGRVLALLAALAAALLLAAGLGTGTASAAPKQSITLGTDTGLVTVTPVPCAVQGFQLRFGNTGGSAVYADAFVAAPAPLTVSRPLVSSYLPPGYTLKVRVQVSAPRGTPPGDYTVTVHSGSASLAVPVHVTAPPVDSSGDLLRYTRVSASSEKLPAYPACGAFDGDRDSAHWGASTGWNDATKGAFPDWLQSTFDQPERVGRVDLYTLDSATYPAAKYGLSDWDVQLLADGGWQTVARVRGNTAGEAGSSFTPVTATALRVVTLAGNEGPTYSRVVELEAYGS; the protein is encoded by the coding sequence ATGCCACCCGTCAGCACCGCGCCCCCCAGCCCGTCCGAGACGGCGTCCGCGCCCGCCGTACCGCCGGGGAGACGCCGGCCGCACGGCCGCGTCCTCGCCCTGCTCGCCGCCCTCGCCGCCGCGCTGCTGCTGGCGGCCGGCCTCGGGACCGGTACCGCCTCGGCGGCACCGAAGCAAAGCATCACCCTCGGCACCGACACCGGCCTGGTCACCGTCACCCCGGTGCCCTGCGCGGTGCAGGGCTTCCAGCTCAGGTTCGGCAACACCGGCGGCAGCGCCGTCTACGCCGACGCCTTCGTGGCCGCGCCCGCGCCGCTGACCGTCTCCCGCCCGCTGGTCTCCAGCTACCTGCCCCCGGGCTACACCCTGAAGGTGCGGGTCCAGGTCTCCGCCCCGCGCGGCACACCGCCCGGGGACTACACCGTCACCGTCCACTCCGGCAGTGCCTCGCTGGCGGTACCCGTGCACGTCACCGCGCCGCCGGTGGACAGCAGCGGCGACCTGCTGCGCTACACCCGGGTCTCGGCGTCCTCGGAGAAGCTGCCCGCCTACCCGGCCTGCGGGGCCTTCGACGGCGACCGCGACTCCGCGCACTGGGGAGCCTCCACCGGGTGGAACGACGCCACCAAGGGCGCCTTCCCGGACTGGCTCCAGTCCACCTTCGACCAGCCCGAGCGGGTCGGCCGGGTCGACCTCTACACCCTGGACTCGGCCACGTACCCGGCCGCGAAGTACGGGCTGAGCGACTGGGACGTGCAGCTGCTGGCGGACGGCGGCTGGCAGACCGTGGCCCGGGTCCGGGGCAACACCGCCGGGGAGGCCGGCTCGTCCTTCACGCCGGTGACCGCCACCGCCCTGCGCGTGGTCACCCTCGCCGGCAACGAGGGCCCGACCTACTCCCGGGTGGTCGAGCTGGAGGCGTACGGGTCCTGA